One genomic window of Eggerthella timonensis includes the following:
- a CDS encoding PhoH family protein, giving the protein MTDQTQITLTAPQSVNMALIVGPADEILHVVQDAFQARITVRGDTIVLEGDPLEVQSLTALFSDLIKLVEGGGEPTLEYVRHAIDLLRTAEFSPAALREDILLTYRGRAIRPKTAGQKRYVDAIREHTITFGIGPAGTGKTYLAMAMAVAALKRKEVGRIILTRPVVEAGESLGFLPGTLTEKVDPYIRPLYDALFDMTDMERATQLIESGVIEIAPLAFMRGRTLNDSFIILDEAQNTTPEQMKMFLTRLGFGSKMVVTGDVTQLDLPRGISGLKGVRAILEGIDDIAFCDFTGKDVVRHSLVAAIVSAYDQASRKA; this is encoded by the coding sequence ATGACAGACCAAACGCAAATCACCCTCACGGCCCCGCAAAGCGTGAACATGGCGCTGATCGTCGGGCCTGCGGACGAGATTCTCCACGTCGTGCAAGACGCGTTCCAGGCGCGTATCACCGTGCGCGGCGATACGATCGTGCTCGAGGGCGACCCGCTCGAGGTGCAATCGCTCACGGCGTTGTTCTCCGACCTCATCAAGCTCGTGGAAGGCGGCGGCGAGCCCACGCTGGAGTACGTGCGCCATGCCATCGACCTGTTGCGCACGGCCGAGTTCAGCCCCGCTGCGCTGCGCGAGGACATCTTGCTCACGTACCGCGGACGGGCCATCCGCCCGAAGACGGCGGGCCAGAAGCGCTACGTGGACGCCATCCGCGAGCACACCATCACCTTCGGCATCGGTCCCGCGGGCACCGGCAAGACCTACCTCGCCATGGCCATGGCCGTGGCCGCGCTCAAGCGCAAGGAGGTCGGCCGCATCATCCTCACGCGCCCCGTGGTGGAGGCGGGGGAGAGCCTGGGCTTTTTGCCCGGCACCCTCACGGAGAAGGTAGATCCATATATTCGCCCGCTCTACGACGCGCTGTTCGACATGACCGACATGGAGCGCGCTACGCAGCTCATCGAGAGCGGCGTCATCGAGATCGCCCCGCTCGCGTTCATGCGCGGGCGCACTTTGAACGACAGCTTCATCATTCTCGACGAGGCTCAGAACACCACGCCCGAGCAGATGAAGATGTTCCTCACGCGCCTGGGCTTCGGCTCCAAGATGGTGGTGACGGGCGACGTGACCCAGCTCGACCTGCCGCGCGGCATCTCGGGCCTCAAGGGCGTGCGCGCCATCCTCGAAGGCATCGACGACATCGCGTTCTGCGATTTCACGGGCAAGGACGTGGTGCGCCATTCGCTGGTGGCCGCCATCGTCTCGGCCTACGATCAGGCAAGCAGAAAGGCTTGA
- the relB gene encoding type II toxin-antitoxin system RelB family antitoxin yields the protein MAMTASAIRFEPNEKEWIAAFAEMNGSTFSAQVRQWTLERLEDELDARDLSQAIEEDDGTRISWSKAKADLGLAI from the coding sequence ATGGCCATGACGGCATCGGCTATTCGGTTCGAACCGAACGAGAAAGAATGGATTGCCGCATTCGCCGAGATGAACGGTTCCACGTTTTCCGCGCAGGTGCGCCAGTGGACGCTCGAGCGCCTCGAGGACGAGCTTGACGCTCGGGACCTTTCGCAGGCGATCGAGGAAGACGACGGCACGCGCATTTCCTGGAGCAAGGCCAAGGCCGATCTCGGGCTGGCGATCTGA
- a CDS encoding diacylglycerol kinase family protein produces MDATNAVDEDDRAEGAASPEGGAREDDRFVRNDADKGSRARFSLGRAFSCAWEGIAYTTRTQRNMKIHFAVGAAAVALGIVLGIDAPSWAAIAICIAVVLAAECLNTALESVVDLVSPEYAELAKRAKDCAAGAVLVCALGAVAVAAAVFVPRLLALLS; encoded by the coding sequence ATGGATGCGACCAACGCCGTGGATGAAGACGATCGCGCCGAGGGGGCGGCGTCGCCGGAGGGCGGCGCGCGCGAAGACGATCGTTTCGTTCGCAACGACGCGGACAAAGGCTCGCGCGCCCGGTTCTCGCTCGGGCGCGCGTTTTCGTGCGCCTGGGAGGGCATCGCCTACACCACGCGGACGCAGCGCAACATGAAGATACACTTCGCGGTGGGCGCTGCGGCGGTCGCGCTCGGCATCGTGCTCGGCATCGACGCCCCGTCATGGGCCGCCATCGCCATCTGCATCGCGGTCGTGCTGGCCGCCGAGTGCCTGAACACGGCGCTCGAGTCGGTGGTCGACCTCGTGTCGCCCGAGTACGCCGAGCTCGCCAAGCGCGCGAAGGACTGCGCCGCCGGCGCGGTGCTCGTGTGCGCGCTCGGCGCCGTGGCGGTCGCCGCCGCCGTGTTCGTCCCGCGCCTTTTGGCGCTCCTGAGCTGA
- the era gene encoding GTPase Era, with the protein MTDMFPPKGESFKSGFVTLVGRPNAGKSTLINAIMGKKIAITSDTAQTTRHRFRAVLTRDEFQLILVDTPGLHKPHDALGEELNTSALKALEDVDVVAFLVDASKPVGTGDEWVAAQLSRARSKKILVLSKIDLVDEGELDRQRFAAAQLGDWDAVVELSSATGEHVQDFVDEVVALLPPGPAWFPADMETDQPIEVVVAEFIREKILRSFHDEVPHAIGVHVEEMEYDRKKDLYRIYAIVYVERDSQKGIIIGKKGAAIKQIGTEARTDLEQLLGCRVFLDLSVKVKKNWRRDASQIRRFGYGEGA; encoded by the coding sequence ATGACCGATATGTTTCCCCCGAAGGGCGAATCCTTCAAATCCGGGTTCGTCACGCTGGTCGGGCGCCCGAACGCGGGCAAGTCCACGCTGATCAACGCCATCATGGGCAAGAAAATCGCCATCACGTCGGATACGGCGCAGACCACGCGCCACCGCTTCCGCGCCGTGCTGACCCGCGACGAGTTCCAGCTCATCCTCGTGGACACGCCGGGCCTGCACAAGCCCCACGACGCCCTCGGCGAGGAGCTGAACACCTCGGCGCTCAAAGCGCTCGAGGACGTGGACGTGGTCGCCTTCCTTGTGGACGCGTCCAAGCCCGTGGGCACGGGCGACGAATGGGTGGCCGCCCAGCTTTCGCGCGCGCGGTCGAAGAAGATCCTCGTGCTGTCGAAGATCGATCTCGTGGACGAGGGCGAGCTGGACCGCCAGCGCTTCGCGGCCGCCCAGCTGGGCGATTGGGACGCCGTCGTGGAGCTATCGAGCGCCACGGGCGAGCATGTGCAGGACTTCGTCGACGAGGTGGTGGCGCTCTTGCCGCCGGGGCCGGCGTGGTTCCCCGCCGACATGGAGACCGACCAGCCCATCGAGGTGGTGGTGGCCGAGTTCATCCGCGAGAAGATCCTGCGCTCGTTCCACGACGAGGTGCCCCACGCCATCGGCGTCCACGTGGAGGAGATGGAGTACGACCGCAAGAAGGACCTCTACCGCATCTACGCCATCGTGTACGTGGAGCGCGACAGCCAGAAGGGCATCATCATCGGCAAGAAGGGCGCGGCCATCAAGCAGATCGGCACCGAGGCGCGCACGGACCTCGAGCAGCTGCTGGGCTGCCGGGTGTTCCTCGACCTGTCGGTGAAGGTGAAGAAGAACTGGCGCCGCGACGCCAGCCAGATCCGCCGCTTCGGCTACGGCGAGGGCGCGTAG
- the recO gene encoding DNA repair protein RecO, whose translation MSQPTYDARAIVLRKTKLGESDLIVTMLAEDGSQMRAVAKGARKPTSSFAARLELYSVADALVARGRSLDIVKEVRLVESNDRLRRDIEHAAGAAPMAELLDRVTQMGLENPRLFALTRAALASLGRVEAAQVPAVCAAHLLKTLAFAGLRPSLDVCVGCGRDVAPAPTDALVPLSYQEGGTVCAACRPNVETVLVPASTVAWCRALLGSTFAEIKALEVDPSASFAVLRFCQQWVHEHVGSNLKSLNFLFTCGLF comes from the coding sequence GTGTCCCAGCCCACCTACGACGCGCGCGCCATCGTGCTGCGCAAGACGAAGCTCGGCGAGAGCGACCTCATCGTGACCATGCTCGCCGAGGACGGCTCGCAGATGCGGGCTGTGGCGAAGGGCGCGCGCAAGCCCACCAGCTCGTTCGCCGCACGCCTCGAGCTGTATTCGGTGGCCGACGCGCTCGTCGCGCGCGGGCGCAGCCTCGACATCGTGAAGGAAGTGCGGCTCGTCGAGAGCAACGACCGGCTGCGGCGCGACATCGAGCACGCCGCCGGCGCCGCGCCCATGGCCGAGCTGCTCGACCGCGTCACGCAGATGGGCCTCGAGAACCCCCGCCTGTTCGCGCTCACGCGCGCGGCGCTGGCCAGCTTGGGACGGGTCGAGGCCGCCCAGGTGCCGGCGGTGTGCGCCGCCCATCTGCTCAAGACGCTCGCGTTCGCGGGGCTGCGCCCGAGCCTCGACGTGTGCGTGGGCTGCGGGCGCGACGTCGCACCCGCTCCGACGGACGCCCTCGTGCCGCTCTCGTACCAGGAGGGCGGCACGGTGTGCGCCGCGTGCCGGCCGAACGTCGAGACGGTCCTCGTGCCGGCCTCCACGGTGGCGTGGTGCCGGGCGCTGCTGGGCTCCACGTTCGCCGAGATCAAGGCCCTCGAGGTGGACCCTTCCGCCTCGTTCGCCGTGCTGCGCTTCTGCCAGCAGTGGGTGCACGAGCACGTGGGGTCGAATCTGAAATCGCTGAACTTTCTGTTCACCTGCGGATTGTTTTGA
- a CDS encoding C39 family peptidase yields the protein MADDEARERARRRLEERQARMRGGAPAAHEPISSGRLRSSRPGTGNRRSWEAHGPEPLFALFEAATNLVRAVGPKRLAIALAAVVLVIALVAGVRGCMAAGAAAPELDEADQAPVEQQAPRDPIDEGELKAVLGDELAARLVEAAETSDDAAWIAAHPGAYAVDGEAVQYKLLKLAAVEPEAVSFVRTFPDAYPAESAFGTDDPASGEVPRLYQWDSRWGSTVYSSTAFALTGCCPTSLSMVYQGLTGKGDLSPYDMGKRASDGGYETQFDGTDATFLVDEAASLGLSCETLAADAGSVRAALEDGAVLVCNVGPGDFTDNGHFFVVTGIDDEGNLSVNDPYSAERSNKAWSVDTVLGQTKALWAYRLA from the coding sequence ATGGCCGATGACGAAGCGCGCGAGCGAGCGCGGAGGAGGCTCGAGGAGCGCCAGGCCCGCATGCGCGGAGGGGCGCCCGCCGCGCATGAGCCGATCAGCTCGGGCCGCCTCCGTTCGAGCCGTCCCGGAACGGGCAATCGGCGCTCGTGGGAGGCGCACGGCCCGGAGCCCCTCTTCGCCCTCTTTGAGGCTGCGACGAACCTCGTGCGCGCCGTCGGGCCCAAGCGCCTCGCGATCGCGCTCGCCGCGGTCGTGCTCGTCATCGCGCTCGTCGCGGGCGTCCGCGGCTGCATGGCCGCCGGCGCGGCGGCGCCGGAGCTGGACGAGGCCGACCAGGCCCCCGTCGAGCAGCAGGCGCCCCGCGATCCCATCGACGAAGGCGAGCTCAAGGCCGTGCTCGGCGACGAGCTGGCCGCCCGGCTCGTAGAAGCGGCCGAGACGAGCGACGACGCCGCATGGATCGCCGCCCATCCGGGTGCCTACGCCGTCGACGGCGAGGCCGTGCAGTACAAGCTGCTCAAGCTGGCCGCGGTCGAACCCGAGGCCGTGTCCTTCGTGCGCACGTTCCCCGACGCCTATCCCGCCGAGAGCGCCTTTGGCACGGACGACCCCGCCTCCGGCGAGGTGCCGCGCCTCTACCAGTGGGATTCCCGCTGGGGGTCCACCGTCTACAGCTCCACGGCGTTCGCGCTGACGGGCTGCTGCCCCACGTCGCTCTCCATGGTGTACCAGGGCCTCACCGGCAAGGGCGACCTCTCGCCGTACGACATGGGCAAGCGCGCGAGCGACGGCGGCTACGAGACGCAGTTCGACGGCACCGACGCGACGTTCCTCGTCGACGAGGCCGCTTCGCTCGGGCTCTCCTGCGAGACGCTCGCCGCCGATGCGGGCAGCGTGCGAGCCGCGCTCGAAGACGGCGCCGTGCTCGTCTGCAACGTGGGCCCCGGCGACTTCACCGACAACGGGCACTTCTTCGTCGTCACGGGCATCGACGACGAGGGGAACCTCTCCGTCAACGACCCGTATTCGGCCGAGCGCTCGAACAAAGCTTGGAGCGTTGACACGGTGCTCGGCCAGACGAAGGCGCTATGGGCCTACCGGCTCGCCTGA
- a CDS encoding TIGR03905 family TSCPD domain-containing protein — MYQFTPRGVCSRAIGIDLDGDKVARVEFVGGCNGNLKAVSKLIEGMTVEEVAAALEGNTCGRRSTSCADQLVKGLREARQAAV, encoded by the coding sequence ATGTACCAGTTCACGCCGCGCGGCGTCTGCTCGCGCGCGATCGGCATCGACCTCGACGGCGACAAGGTGGCGCGCGTCGAGTTCGTCGGCGGCTGCAACGGCAACCTCAAGGCCGTGTCCAAGCTCATCGAGGGCATGACGGTGGAGGAGGTCGCCGCGGCGCTCGAAGGCAACACCTGCGGTCGGCGCAGCACCTCCTGCGCCGATCAGCTGGTGAAGGGGCTGCGCGAAGCGCGTCAGGCGGCCGTATAG
- a CDS encoding C39 family peptidase, with translation MPYTNSFDTRPRPNRPAYRAQPTRRMVAPPTRAYAAPGARRSPSRTPGQLAVVLALLAALGGACWYAVSTLGGMVAGAEASGTSAAGPQSTPQSAWKAGEVPALYQRDPAWANGTYAEDSFGTTGCGPTCLAMVYVALTGNADMTPADMGTFSERLGCATPDGTAWTFMTEGAAELGLVAEEVPADEASVRRALLSGSPVICSVGPGDFTSTGHFIVLAGIDEQGRLLIRDPNSPERTGKAWDFGTVLGQCRAIWSYTAA, from the coding sequence ATGCCGTATACGAACTCCTTCGACACGAGGCCCCGCCCGAACCGACCGGCCTATCGCGCCCAGCCGACCCGCCGCATGGTCGCTCCCCCGACCCGCGCCTACGCCGCGCCGGGCGCGCGCCGCTCGCCATCGCGCACGCCGGGGCAGCTCGCCGTCGTGCTCGCGCTGCTGGCCGCCCTCGGCGGCGCCTGCTGGTACGCCGTGAGCACGCTGGGAGGCATGGTCGCCGGAGCGGAGGCGAGCGGAACCTCCGCCGCCGGGCCGCAGTCGACGCCGCAGAGCGCCTGGAAGGCCGGCGAGGTGCCCGCGTTGTACCAGCGCGACCCCGCCTGGGCGAACGGCACCTACGCCGAGGACTCGTTCGGCACGACGGGCTGCGGGCCTACGTGCCTCGCCATGGTGTACGTGGCGCTGACCGGCAACGCCGATATGACCCCGGCCGACATGGGGACGTTCTCCGAGCGCCTCGGCTGCGCCACGCCCGACGGCACCGCCTGGACGTTCATGACCGAGGGAGCGGCCGAGCTGGGGCTCGTGGCCGAGGAGGTGCCCGCCGACGAGGCGAGCGTGCGCCGAGCCCTGCTGTCCGGCTCCCCCGTCATATGCAGCGTCGGGCCGGGCGACTTCACCAGCACGGGGCACTTCATCGTGCTCGCGGGCATCGACGAGCAGGGCCGCCTGCTCATCCGCGACCCCAACAGCCCCGAGCGCACGGGCAAGGCCTGGGACTTCGGCACCGTGCTGGGCCAGTGCCGCGCGATCTGGTCCTATACGGCCGCCTGA
- a CDS encoding MiaB/RimO family radical SAM methylthiotransferase — MNFAVVNLGCKVNRVESDDAAARLAACGVETPEAEADLIVVNTCTVTGEAEKKTRKAVRRALRANDRARVLVTGCAAAIDAAFYEALDHRVTVVGKAQLADAIRDWCEARPSQGSADEPADPANAPAARTEEPAGSPSGAAREASPSSEAPLLHIGSGFRTRVGVKVQDGCDNACTYCIVHVARGRATSRPADEVVRECAAYARAGAGEIVLTGINLGSYCDGERRDPSATRLAGLLRRLLDETADLHEPGAFPVRFRISSVEPRDVDDALIDLLAAADGRVCRHLHLPLQAGSSKVLREMARPYDAERFRALVERLYAAVPELALSTDIIAGFPGETDAEFQETLALARACRFAKIHAFPYSRRAGTPAAARADQVPAEVKAARAAALRALGDELRASERARRVGTVELALVEEGGVAMSESYFELPAPVGAPLGTLVKATM; from the coding sequence ATGAACTTCGCCGTCGTCAACTTGGGGTGCAAGGTGAACCGCGTCGAGTCTGACGACGCGGCGGCGCGTCTCGCCGCGTGCGGCGTGGAGACGCCCGAAGCGGAAGCCGACCTCATCGTGGTCAACACGTGCACGGTCACCGGCGAGGCCGAGAAGAAGACCCGCAAGGCCGTGCGCCGCGCCCTGCGCGCGAACGATCGCGCCCGCGTCCTGGTCACCGGCTGCGCCGCCGCCATCGACGCGGCGTTCTACGAGGCTCTCGACCACCGCGTCACCGTGGTGGGGAAGGCCCAGCTCGCCGACGCGATACGGGACTGGTGCGAGGCCCGTCCCTCCCAGGGCTCCGCCGACGAGCCTGCCGATCCTGCCAACGCCCCCGCCGCGCGAACCGAGGAGCCCGCGGGCTCTCCCTCCGGCGCGGCGCGCGAGGCGTCCCCGTCGAGCGAGGCTCCCCTTTTGCATATCGGATCCGGGTTCCGCACCCGGGTGGGGGTCAAGGTGCAGGACGGGTGCGACAACGCGTGCACGTACTGCATCGTGCACGTGGCGCGCGGCCGGGCGACGAGCCGCCCCGCCGACGAGGTCGTGCGCGAGTGCGCGGCGTACGCGCGGGCGGGCGCGGGCGAGATCGTGCTCACGGGCATCAACCTGGGCTCGTACTGCGACGGCGAGCGCCGCGACCCGTCCGCGACGCGCCTGGCCGGCCTGCTGCGCCGCCTGCTCGACGAGACGGCGGACCTGCACGAGCCCGGCGCGTTCCCCGTGCGCTTCCGCATCTCGAGCGTCGAGCCGCGCGACGTGGACGACGCGCTCATCGACCTCCTCGCCGCCGCCGACGGGCGCGTCTGCCGCCATCTGCACCTGCCGCTGCAGGCGGGAAGCTCGAAGGTGCTGCGCGAGATGGCGCGCCCCTACGACGCGGAGCGGTTCCGCGCGCTCGTGGAGCGGCTCTACGCCGCCGTGCCCGAGCTGGCGCTGTCCACCGACATCATCGCGGGCTTCCCGGGCGAGACCGATGCCGAGTTCCAGGAGACGCTCGCCCTCGCGCGCGCCTGCCGCTTCGCGAAGATCCACGCCTTCCCGTACTCGCGCCGCGCCGGCACGCCCGCCGCCGCGCGCGCCGACCAGGTGCCTGCCGAGGTCAAGGCGGCCCGAGCAGCCGCGCTGCGCGCCCTCGGCGACGAGCTGCGCGCGTCCGAGCGCGCCCGCCGCGTGGGAACCGTCGAGCTCGCGCTGGTCGAGGAAGGCGGCGTGGCCATGTCGGAAAGCTACTTCGAGCTGCCCGCTCCCGTCGGTGCCCCGTTGGGCACGCTCGTGAAGGCGACGATGTAG
- the ybeY gene encoding rRNA maturation RNase YbeY, translating into MDIQINYDYRKEDLEKLPLHELTQFVLAREDKPFNTEVSISFVTDEAIAELNERYRHKEGPTDVLSFECDGVDDDLSAMTLAEDPIFELGDVIIAPDVASRQMREFGTTFEEEISLLLVHGLLHLCGYDHIEDDEAEVMEKREAEILEAWSKR; encoded by the coding sequence ATGGACATCCAGATCAACTACGATTATCGCAAAGAAGACCTCGAGAAGCTGCCGCTGCACGAGCTCACGCAGTTCGTGCTCGCGCGCGAGGACAAGCCCTTCAACACCGAGGTGTCCATCAGCTTCGTCACCGACGAGGCCATCGCCGAGCTCAACGAGCGCTACCGTCACAAGGAAGGCCCCACCGACGTGCTGTCCTTCGAATGCGACGGCGTGGACGACGACCTGTCGGCCATGACCCTGGCGGAGGATCCCATCTTCGAGCTGGGCGACGTGATCATCGCCCCCGACGTGGCCTCGCGTCAGATGCGCGAGTTCGGCACCACCTTCGAGGAGGAGATCAGCCTGCTGCTCGTGCACGGCCTGCTGCACCTGTGCGGCTACGATCATATCGAGGACGACGAGGCCGAGGTCATGGAGAAGCGCGAGGCGGAGATCCTCGAAGCTTGGTCCAAGCGGTAA
- a CDS encoding type II toxin-antitoxin system RelE family toxin, with translation MGYSVELTSGAARQLQSLDRKTLLLVSELIERLDGCENPCMLPNAKKLQGVKNGWRWRSGTYRVLGTVDGNRITIEVFKIGHRRDVYRNL, from the coding sequence TTGGGCTATTCGGTAGAGCTGACGAGCGGAGCGGCAAGGCAGCTGCAGAGCCTCGATCGCAAAACCCTGCTGCTGGTATCGGAGCTGATCGAGCGCCTTGACGGGTGCGAGAACCCCTGCATGCTCCCCAACGCGAAGAAACTCCAGGGAGTGAAGAACGGTTGGCGTTGGCGCTCCGGAACGTATCGCGTGCTCGGCACGGTCGACGGCAACCGCATAACGATCGAAGTGTTCAAGATCGGGCACCGTCGAGACGTATACCGCAACCTCTGA
- a CDS encoding response regulator transcription factor: MESKMRIAVCDDEQAIADLVGQLLVEAGFSPSVFYAAADLLAEQAGEPFDLVILDIMMPGMDGFACCRELRRTSSAPIIFLTAKDEEIDKVVGFELGADDYVVKPFKPRELVARVRARLRRSAAADAGKAPAQGVLECCGIALDEGAYTATLHGEPLGLTPKEFAILACLMRDSGHPVASRDLFEAVWGEEANAQSNNTVMVHIRHLRKKLAAVDSSQEFVETVWGVGYKLG; this comes from the coding sequence GTGGAATCGAAGATGCGCATCGCCGTGTGCGACGACGAGCAGGCCATCGCCGACTTGGTGGGGCAGCTGCTCGTGGAGGCGGGGTTCTCCCCCTCGGTGTTCTACGCGGCGGCCGACCTGCTGGCCGAGCAGGCGGGCGAGCCCTTCGACCTCGTCATCCTCGACATCATGATGCCCGGCATGGACGGGTTCGCCTGCTGTCGCGAGCTCAGGCGCACGAGCTCGGCGCCCATCATCTTCCTCACGGCGAAGGACGAGGAGATCGACAAGGTGGTGGGTTTCGAGCTGGGAGCCGACGATTACGTGGTGAAGCCGTTCAAACCCCGCGAGCTCGTCGCCCGCGTCCGCGCCCGCCTGCGCCGCAGCGCGGCGGCCGACGCGGGGAAGGCGCCCGCGCAGGGGGTGCTCGAATGCTGCGGCATCGCGCTCGACGAGGGCGCCTACACGGCCACGCTCCACGGCGAGCCGCTCGGCCTCACGCCGAAGGAGTTCGCCATCCTCGCCTGCCTCATGCGCGACAGCGGCCATCCCGTGGCCTCGCGCGACCTGTTCGAGGCGGTGTGGGGCGAGGAGGCCAACGCCCAGAGCAACAACACGGTGATGGTGCACATCCGCCATCTGCGCAAGAAGCTGGCCGCCGTCGACTCGTCCCAGGAGTTCGTCGAAACGGTGTGGGGCGTCGGCTACAAGCTGGGCTAG
- a CDS encoding PASTA domain-containing protein: MICPNCQSDNKDGAKFCNECGFPLTGRMAAVAAASTSDATLRSIAADEAPEERAPEADRAADGLDPDFEGVVSADESVSDGPDASGPLDRSSLPAIDVAGVNVDENGNAFDFASVGDDEAARAADDLTPFVPRRPDEEPVSGRSDFSGFDECLVDAGYVPPKKSWGPGDTMEMPRIEGQAAPKQKEFRAPDANQKKGGKGKIVAIVLVCLLVLGGGAAGVTYYLELWGGKMLPDVVSMTQSDAVYVLESKGFTVHEEKIKSDDTEGVVLLMDPAAGAREEAGSEVTIHVSEARTIPDAVGKQRDEVAGQLEKDGFKNVTFVTEKSDEHEGLVLGIAPEPGSKATANTEITVTVAVPFTVPDVVGKTWDEASKLLQDEGYEAVASYVYDESAAPGTVLGTDPGAGEKADSGSSVTVSIALSRASELEQAALSYLGGVQGSGEPITIGGTAYLVESVDAVKYEGNETTSFTITGKAVTSLDGETVYGSSKQKSGAIVWTSDNAIASIS; encoded by the coding sequence ATGATCTGTCCGAACTGCCAATCCGATAACAAAGACGGCGCGAAATTCTGCAACGAGTGCGGGTTTCCGCTGACCGGCCGCATGGCGGCCGTTGCCGCAGCGTCCACGAGCGATGCGACGCTGCGCTCGATCGCGGCCGACGAGGCCCCCGAGGAACGTGCGCCCGAAGCGGACCGAGCCGCCGACGGGCTCGATCCCGACTTCGAGGGCGTCGTGTCCGCCGACGAGTCTGTTTCCGACGGCCCCGACGCCTCGGGCCCGCTCGACCGTTCGAGCCTCCCCGCCATCGACGTGGCGGGCGTCAACGTCGACGAGAACGGCAACGCGTTCGACTTCGCCTCCGTCGGGGACGACGAGGCCGCGCGCGCTGCCGATGATCTCACGCCGTTCGTGCCCCGCCGTCCCGACGAGGAGCCGGTGTCCGGACGCTCCGATTTCTCGGGCTTCGACGAATGCCTCGTCGATGCGGGCTACGTGCCGCCGAAGAAGTCGTGGGGGCCGGGAGACACCATGGAGATGCCCCGCATCGAGGGCCAGGCCGCCCCGAAGCAAAAGGAATTCCGCGCGCCCGACGCCAACCAGAAGAAGGGCGGCAAGGGCAAGATCGTGGCCATCGTGCTGGTCTGCCTGCTCGTCCTCGGCGGCGGAGCGGCGGGAGTCACGTACTACCTGGAGCTGTGGGGCGGCAAGATGCTGCCCGACGTCGTCTCCATGACCCAGTCCGACGCCGTCTACGTGCTGGAGTCCAAGGGCTTCACCGTGCACGAGGAGAAGATCAAGTCCGACGACACCGAGGGCGTCGTGCTGCTCATGGATCCCGCCGCCGGCGCGCGCGAGGAAGCCGGCTCCGAGGTCACCATCCACGTCTCCGAGGCGCGCACGATCCCCGATGCCGTGGGCAAGCAGCGCGACGAGGTGGCCGGCCAGCTCGAGAAGGACGGCTTCAAGAACGTCACCTTCGTCACCGAGAAGTCCGACGAGCACGAAGGGCTCGTGCTGGGCATAGCCCCCGAGCCAGGGTCGAAGGCGACCGCCAACACCGAGATCACCGTCACGGTAGCCGTGCCCTTCACCGTTCCCGACGTGGTCGGAAAGACGTGGGACGAGGCGTCCAAGCTGCTGCAGGACGAGGGGTACGAGGCCGTGGCCAGCTACGTGTACGACGAGAGCGCAGCGCCCGGCACCGTGCTGGGCACCGATCCCGGCGCCGGCGAGAAGGCCGATTCGGGCTCTTCGGTGACCGTGTCCATCGCTCTGTCGCGCGCTTCCGAGCTCGAGCAGGCTGCGCTGTCGTATCTCGGCGGCGTGCAGGGCTCGGGCGAGCCCATCACCATCGGCGGCACGGCCTACCTGGTGGAATCGGTGGACGCGGTGAAGTACGAGGGCAACGAGACCACGTCGTTCACCATTACGGGCAAGGCGGTGACCTCGCTCGACGGCGAGACCGTGTACGGCTCCTCGAAGCAGAAGAGCGGCGCCATCGTCTGGACGAGCGACAACGCCATCGCCAGCATTTCGTAG